From one Nitrosococcus halophilus Nc 4 genomic stretch:
- a CDS encoding PspA/IM30 family protein — protein MSFFRRLSASLTARIDQVVGQIENHDAIIEAAIGEARQATAKAKVRLARVRSDGERLETKIAELQEAEIKWAERARRIAKEDEHRALECLRRRRGCQRQRAQLEKTRENHQQLEARLVRDVREAEERVADMTQKRHLMRTRQSAAEALNSITRVDPSMGGDVADAFERWEVRITEAEYEAGTAEAMDSLEHRFTDAEDQDALRAELDELLLKEENHHEC, from the coding sequence ATGTCTTTCTTTAGACGACTATCTGCCAGCCTAACCGCCCGCATTGACCAGGTGGTTGGCCAGATCGAAAACCACGATGCCATCATTGAGGCCGCTATTGGGGAGGCCCGCCAAGCTACCGCTAAAGCCAAGGTTCGCTTGGCTCGGGTCCGCAGTGACGGTGAGCGGTTGGAAACCAAAATTGCTGAACTGCAAGAGGCTGAAATAAAATGGGCGGAGCGGGCCAGGCGCATTGCCAAAGAGGATGAGCATAGGGCGTTAGAATGCCTGCGGCGGCGCCGGGGGTGTCAACGCCAGCGGGCCCAATTGGAAAAAACGCGGGAAAATCACCAACAGTTGGAGGCTCGTTTGGTGCGGGATGTAAGAGAAGCGGAAGAGCGGGTCGCCGACATGACCCAGAAGCGTCATTTGATGCGTACCCGCCAGTCGGCGGCTGAGGCCCTCAATTCCATCACCCGTGTGGACCCCAGTATGGGCGGCGATGTTGCCGATGCCTTTGAGCGGTGGGAGGTCCGTATTACCGAGGCCGAATACGAAGCGGGCACAGCAGAGGCCATGGATAGTCTGGAACACCGTTTTACCGATGCCGAGGACCAGGATGCCCTGCGCGCCGAATTGGATGAACTTTTGTTGAAGGAGGAGAACCATCATGAATGCTGA
- a CDS encoding lipocalin-like domain-containing protein — MFANRTLTAIFFVIGAILVFIMMALMGTREEEGAANDGVIVSDALSAQEDTSQYARVFEPRAFSFPQDHGPHPDFKNEWWYYTGNLETPESRHFGYELTIFRVAMAPDQVERASGWATRQLYMAHFALTDVEQERFYSFERFNRGAMGLAGAVAQPFKVWLEDWVVIGAEGENIFPLKIAVAQDGIALELELDAAKPLVLQGEDGLSQKSAEPGNASYYYSFTRLLSKGEVRVDGQSFPVSGTSWMDREWSTSALGEDQEGWDWFALQLSNNTELMFYHMRKKDGTADAFSGGTFVSATGETRKLSLSQVEVEVTDRWQSPHSGIRYPSGWRLAVPELQLSLVITPFQQDQELNLAVRYWEGAVQCTGTYGEANITGVGYVELAGYGNGRDEPMPK, encoded by the coding sequence ATGTTTGCCAACCGGACCCTTACCGCAATTTTCTTTGTGATTGGTGCAATTTTAGTTTTCATCATGATGGCATTGATGGGCACCCGTGAGGAAGAGGGGGCAGCCAATGATGGAGTGATCGTCTCCGACGCCTTGAGCGCTCAGGAAGACACCTCGCAGTATGCCCGTGTATTTGAACCCCGGGCATTTTCTTTCCCCCAAGATCATGGCCCCCATCCCGACTTTAAAAACGAGTGGTGGTACTACACGGGCAACCTTGAGACCCCGGAGAGTCGGCACTTTGGTTACGAACTGACCATTTTCCGGGTCGCCATGGCGCCCGATCAGGTTGAGCGTGCCTCCGGTTGGGCAACGCGCCAGCTCTACATGGCCCACTTCGCCTTAACTGATGTGGAGCAAGAACGCTTTTATTCTTTTGAACGTTTCAATCGAGGCGCGATGGGTCTGGCAGGCGCAGTCGCCCAACCCTTCAAAGTGTGGTTGGAAGACTGGGTGGTCATAGGAGCAGAAGGCGAAAATATTTTCCCATTGAAAATTGCGGTGGCTCAAGACGGCATTGCCCTAGAGCTTGAGTTGGATGCAGCTAAACCTCTCGTGTTGCAGGGGGAGGATGGTTTGAGTCAAAAAAGCGCAGAGCCAGGCAACGCCTCCTATTACTATTCCTTTACCCGCTTGCTCTCTAAGGGAGAGGTTCGTGTCGACGGACAAAGCTTTCCAGTATCAGGGACCAGCTGGATGGACCGGGAGTGGAGCACTAGCGCCTTAGGCGAGGACCAGGAAGGCTGGGATTGGTTCGCGCTGCAGTTATCCAATAATACGGAATTGATGTTCTACCATATGAGAAAAAAAGACGGCACTGCGGATGCGTTCAGTGGCGGCACGTTTGTTTCTGCAACCGGCGAGACGCGCAAGCTTTCCCTTTCCCAGGTAGAGGTTGAAGTGACTGACCGATGGCAGAGCCCCCACAGCGGTATCCGTTATCCTTCAGGTTGGCGTCTAGCGGTGCCTGAACTTCAACTATCTTTGGTAATTACTCCTTTTCAGCAGGATCAAGAGCTTAATCTAGCGGTACGTTACTGGGAAGGAGCGGTGCAATGTACCGGCACCTACGGGGAAGCCAACATAACAGGTGTGGGTTATGTTGAATTAGCGGGATATGGGAATGGGAGGGATGAACCAATGCCGAAATAG
- a CDS encoding bifunctional diguanylate cyclase/phosphodiesterase, which yields MINKKAEISHRYDVLLEVMAHAAEQLLYSPHWEKNIHNVLERLGKTVGACRTFVFENHYNREGQLLTSQRYEWTAPGVQPQINNPELQNFSYEAGGFQRWITLLSNDQVIHGRSRDFPSPESTILLRHGIQSTAVVPIFVRDGWWGFIGFDNTRHERLFSLAEENALKTLASIFGAAITWESITREQEKNRHQLERLLSKERSHHQLFDAIGRIQSLFIQDANPSVLFGNVLQEALTLSESQLGFLSEIRYTKTGTPYLRTLAIGNTTCNNGQCYLRATCSLSGAELAKLKALFCDAITSGKAVIANDVPNDPQVSGVLSSDSQIKRFLGLPFYHHGSLLGIVGVANRDKPYDKRLIEYLDPLLSTCGSILDAYHNDQRRRDAESRLRLTAKVFESTIEGVIIVDARAYIVDVNKAFTHITGMVRQEIIGQHLSVLRAKQEEPISFQKIWRSIKSTGQWQGELWSQRKNGETYPVWMTVSSVRNSKEEITHYVAVFSDITIRKQTEQRLYYLAHHDTLTGLPNRTLFLDRLKHAINHAHRRNYRVAVLFIDLDRFKFINDTLGHRIGDILLKQVAKRMQANIRAEDTIARLGGDEFTVIIESFTDTSVIPLIARKIINACEKPFNINGKELFVSASIGISLYPTDGYDAGMLLQHADAAMYRAKEKGKNSYQFFTTEINAAAAEHLALENRLRKAIAQGEFQLYYQPIMDMESGAIVSVEALIRWVNPELGLINPDKFIPLAEETGLIIPIGEWVLQTACAQAKIWNQENTYPLRIAINLSARQFQQIDFLERILEILKKTDLLPNRLELELTESMIMDNMEASLETLNALKKMGCQISLDDFGTGYSSLAYLKRFPIDTVKIDHSFVRDISTDPDDAAITTAVTTMAHSLRRKVVAEGVETREQLEFLDNIGVNGVQGYFISYPAPAENFTRLLQERHYINHDLLRL from the coding sequence ATGATAAATAAAAAAGCGGAGATTTCGCATCGTTATGATGTGCTCCTAGAGGTGATGGCGCATGCCGCCGAGCAGCTCTTGTATTCTCCCCATTGGGAAAAAAACATTCACAATGTTCTAGAACGGTTAGGTAAAACCGTAGGGGCCTGCCGAACCTTTGTTTTTGAAAATCATTACAACAGAGAGGGGCAACTCTTAACCAGTCAACGTTATGAATGGACAGCTCCTGGAGTCCAACCTCAAATTAATAATCCCGAACTGCAAAATTTCTCTTATGAGGCTGGCGGTTTCCAGCGTTGGATAACATTACTTAGCAATGACCAAGTGATCCATGGCCGCAGCCGTGATTTTCCCTCTCCTGAGAGCACCATTCTACTGCGCCATGGCATCCAATCGACTGCCGTAGTCCCCATTTTCGTGCGGGACGGCTGGTGGGGTTTCATTGGCTTTGATAATACCCGCCATGAACGGCTATTTTCCCTGGCAGAGGAAAATGCACTTAAAACTTTAGCAAGTATCTTTGGTGCCGCCATTACCTGGGAAAGTATCACCCGAGAGCAGGAAAAAAATCGACATCAACTAGAACGTCTCCTCTCCAAGGAGCGTTCCCATCACCAGCTTTTTGACGCGATTGGGCGAATTCAATCGCTTTTTATCCAGGATGCTAATCCGTCGGTACTATTTGGCAATGTCCTGCAAGAAGCGCTCACGCTTTCAGAAAGCCAGCTCGGCTTTCTCAGCGAAATTCGTTACACAAAAACCGGCACTCCTTATCTCAGGACTCTGGCTATTGGCAATACCACTTGCAATAACGGCCAGTGTTATCTGCGGGCGACATGCTCCCTTAGCGGTGCGGAACTTGCCAAGCTAAAGGCGCTTTTTTGTGATGCCATTACCAGTGGTAAAGCCGTCATTGCTAATGATGTCCCTAATGATCCTCAAGTAAGTGGAGTGCTGAGTAGTGATTCTCAAATAAAACGTTTTCTGGGTCTCCCCTTTTATCATCATGGCTCCCTGCTTGGCATCGTCGGCGTTGCTAACCGTGATAAACCCTATGATAAGCGGTTAATCGAATACCTTGATCCCCTACTCTCCACCTGTGGAAGTATTCTTGATGCTTACCATAACGACCAGCGCCGAAGAGATGCGGAAAGCCGCCTCCGGCTTACCGCCAAGGTGTTTGAAAGCACCATTGAAGGAGTCATTATTGTGGACGCTAGGGCTTACATTGTCGATGTCAATAAAGCCTTTACTCACATCACCGGCATGGTTAGGCAGGAAATCATTGGCCAACATCTTAGCGTCCTCCGTGCTAAACAAGAAGAGCCGATCTCTTTTCAAAAAATATGGCGTTCCATCAAAAGCACCGGCCAATGGCAGGGTGAGTTATGGAGTCAACGTAAAAATGGAGAGACTTACCCTGTTTGGATGACAGTCAGTTCGGTAAGAAATTCAAAGGAAGAAATTACCCATTATGTTGCCGTTTTTTCCGATATTACAATACGCAAACAAACGGAACAGCGACTCTATTATTTAGCTCATCATGATACCTTAACGGGATTACCCAATCGCACCTTATTTCTCGACCGTCTTAAGCATGCCATTAATCATGCCCATCGTCGTAATTATCGGGTTGCCGTTCTATTCATCGATCTTGATCGTTTTAAATTTATTAACGATACCCTAGGTCATCGCATTGGTGATATTTTGTTAAAACAAGTCGCCAAACGTATGCAGGCAAACATTCGTGCTGAAGACACCATCGCCAGGCTAGGGGGCGACGAATTTACGGTGATTATTGAAAGCTTCACCGACACCTCGGTAATCCCTCTGATTGCCCGAAAAATTATTAACGCATGCGAGAAACCGTTCAACATCAATGGTAAGGAGTTGTTTGTCTCCGCCAGTATCGGGATTAGCCTTTATCCAACGGATGGCTATGATGCGGGTATGCTCCTACAACATGCGGATGCGGCCATGTATCGTGCCAAGGAAAAAGGTAAAAATAGTTATCAATTTTTCACCACTGAAATCAATGCTGCCGCCGCGGAACATCTGGCTCTTGAAAACCGTCTCCGAAAAGCAATTGCCCAGGGGGAATTCCAACTGTATTATCAACCCATCATGGACATGGAAAGTGGCGCCATCGTCTCGGTGGAAGCCTTGATCCGATGGGTTAATCCAGAATTAGGATTAATCAATCCCGATAAATTTATTCCTTTAGCGGAAGAAACTGGACTGATTATTCCCATCGGAGAATGGGTATTACAAACGGCCTGCGCCCAAGCTAAAATCTGGAATCAAGAAAATACTTACCCTTTACGGATAGCCATTAATTTATCCGCTCGTCAATTCCAACAAATCGATTTTTTAGAACGAATACTCGAAATCCTTAAGAAAACGGATCTTCTCCCCAATCGCTTGGAGCTAGAGCTGACGGAAAGCATGATTATGGACAATATGGAGGCTAGCCTGGAGACCCTCAATGCCTTAAAAAAAATGGGTTGCCAAATATCATTAGATGACTTTGGAACAGGGTATTCCTCCTTGGCCTATTTGAAGCGTTTTCCAATAGACACCGTTAAAATTGATCATTCCTTTGTTCGGGATATTAGTACTGATCCAGATGATGCAGCTATCACCACGGCAGTGACTACTATGGCACACAGCTTAAGACGGAAGGTGGTTGCAGAAGGTGTAGAAACGCGGGAACAGTTAGAATTTTTGGACAATATCGGCGTCAATGGGGTGCAAGGTTATTTTATCAGCTACCCGGCCCCTGCCGAAAACTTTACCCGGTTGTTACAGGAAAGACACTATATCAATCATGACCTCCTACGACTTTGA
- the gorA gene encoding glutathione-disulfide reductase, giving the protein MTSYDFDLFVIGAGSGGVRAARMSASFGARVAIAEERYLGGTCVNVGCVPKKLLLYGAHFSEDFEDAAGFGWRVGQCQFDWPTLIQNKNTEIERLNQIYESLLRKAGVTLVNGRACLETPHTVLVDGQRYTAERILIATGSWPAIPEFPGREHVITSNEAFFLDRLPRQVAIVGGGYIAVEFASIFNGLGSETTLLYRGPLFLRGFDEDLREGLAQEMAKRNIKLRFNTEVAAVEKEEQGFTVRLHHGEALKVDTVMYATGRTPNTRGLGLEELGVELSWNGAIVVNGDYQSAIPSIYGIGDVTHRINLTPVALAEAMVLARNLYGGQYSQLDYDNIPACVFSQPNVATVGLTEEQARERCGEVSVYRSTFRPLKHTLSGRDERMMVKLIVEKATDRVVGAHMLGSDAGEIIQGIAVAIKAGATKTVFDNTLGIHPTAAEEFVTLRQPL; this is encoded by the coding sequence ATGACCTCCTACGACTTTGACCTATTTGTGATTGGTGCCGGCTCCGGGGGGGTACGGGCCGCCCGCATGTCGGCAAGCTTTGGCGCCCGGGTTGCCATCGCCGAAGAGCGCTACTTAGGTGGCACCTGCGTCAATGTGGGCTGTGTCCCTAAAAAACTCCTTCTTTACGGAGCTCATTTTTCCGAAGATTTTGAAGACGCAGCAGGCTTTGGCTGGAGGGTGGGTCAATGCCAATTCGATTGGCCTACTCTAATTCAAAACAAGAACACAGAAATTGAACGTCTCAATCAAATTTATGAAAGTTTACTGAGAAAAGCAGGGGTCACTCTTGTCAATGGCCGCGCCTGCTTGGAGACCCCCCATACCGTTCTTGTCGATGGTCAACGTTATACGGCAGAACGCATTTTGATTGCTACTGGCAGTTGGCCCGCCATTCCGGAATTTCCCGGTCGGGAGCATGTCATCACCTCGAATGAGGCATTCTTCCTTGATCGCCTTCCAAGGCAGGTTGCCATTGTCGGTGGGGGCTATATCGCTGTAGAATTTGCCAGTATTTTTAACGGACTAGGCAGCGAAACTACCTTACTTTATCGTGGTCCCCTCTTCCTTCGTGGTTTTGATGAAGACCTACGAGAGGGCTTAGCCCAGGAGATGGCTAAGCGAAATATTAAGCTTCGCTTCAATACCGAGGTGGCGGCGGTTGAAAAGGAGGAGCAGGGGTTTACCGTCAGACTTCATCATGGAGAAGCACTCAAGGTGGATACCGTCATGTATGCCACGGGTCGCACCCCTAATACTAGGGGGCTAGGGCTAGAAGAGTTGGGTGTGGAACTTAGTTGGAACGGTGCCATCGTCGTCAATGGGGATTACCAAAGCGCTATTCCTTCTATCTATGGGATCGGAGATGTCACTCATCGGATCAATCTCACCCCGGTGGCCCTAGCGGAAGCAATGGTTTTGGCCCGTAATCTCTATGGGGGCCAATATTCCCAGCTAGACTATGACAATATCCCGGCTTGTGTTTTCAGCCAGCCGAATGTGGCAACGGTAGGGCTCACCGAAGAACAGGCCCGGGAGCGCTGCGGTGAGGTTAGTGTTTATCGCTCTACCTTTCGCCCCTTAAAGCACACCCTGAGCGGCAGAGATGAGCGCATGATGGTAAAACTTATCGTGGAAAAAGCCACCGATCGGGTGGTAGGAGCGCATATGTTAGGGTCCGATGCAGGCGAAATTATCCAAGGCATTGCCGTTGCTATCAAGGCAGGGGCAACGAAAACGGTATTTGACAATACTCTAGGAATCCACCCTACCGCCGCCGAGGAGTTTGTGACCTTGCGTCAACCCCTCTAA
- a CDS encoding STAS domain-containing protein — translation MAEGKILHATYDGVHVLRFLGDVRYPLSPSLDHFLQNLFAEVTPQGFVIDLTETRSIDSTNLGLLVRIAKFMQRFGKPGVTIISNRKEINEVLTCLGFDKVFNIVEHGDLEPLGGEALAEEEVDSAAMSDTLLKAHRTLMNLNEQNKEQFRDVVALLEQERADKSSASH, via the coding sequence ATGGCTGAAGGTAAAATTTTGCATGCCACTTATGACGGGGTCCATGTGTTGCGCTTTTTGGGTGATGTGCGTTATCCCTTAAGTCCATCATTGGATCATTTTTTGCAAAATTTATTTGCCGAGGTGACGCCCCAAGGCTTTGTGATTGACTTGACGGAAACCCGAAGCATTGACAGCACCAACTTAGGGTTATTAGTGCGTATTGCCAAGTTCATGCAGCGATTTGGTAAGCCTGGGGTCACCATTATTTCCAATCGAAAGGAAATTAATGAAGTGCTGACTTGCCTGGGCTTTGATAAGGTCTTCAACATTGTTGAGCATGGCGATCTCGAACCTCTTGGAGGAGAAGCCTTGGCTGAGGAAGAAGTCGACAGCGCCGCTATGTCGGACACGCTTTTGAAGGCTCATCGAACGCTGATGAATCTCAACGAGCAGAATAAGGAGCAGTTCCGCGATGTGGTCGCGCTACTGGAGCAAGAGCGGGCAGATAAATCCTCTGCCTCCCATTGA
- the gshA gene encoding glutamate--cysteine ligase, whose protein sequence is MDKLLQHRLQRLINASPRGLLKGGKKGIEKESLRINLEGKLAQTPHPSTLGSALTHPYITTDYSEALLEFITPPYSEVRETLAFLSLIHQFVYHHLHEEFLWATSMPCAVKDDHSVPIARYGCSNVGKMKHIYRQGLGHRYGRIMQTIAGVHFNYSLPEAFWPVFKEQENDTRPLREFIDDHYFCLVRNFQRLGWLIPYLFGASPAVCKSFLKVRPKGFAKFDRGTYFLPYATSLRMSDIGYKNKNQANLGISYNSLSEYVGGLTRAIETPHPPYEKIGVVVNGKYRQLNTNILQIENEYYSFIRPKQITQSGEKPTLALQRRGVQYVEVRALDVSAYDPLGVNEPQLRFLEALLILCLLKESPPLDADQQGAADHNQQLAACCGRDPHLKLQQNGRARLLRDWAQEICDEMAGICELLDQGEPHQPYTKALEMQLDVLAHEERTPSARILAEMAQRQEPFNDFATRLSKTHAEYFKQLPLKEEQDQYLKELAQQSWQQQHAIEAADNISFQEYLARYFAQH, encoded by the coding sequence TTGGATAAGCTCTTGCAACACCGCCTGCAGCGGCTCATTAACGCTTCCCCGAGAGGATTACTTAAAGGGGGCAAAAAAGGCATAGAAAAAGAAAGTCTACGGATCAACCTCGAAGGGAAGTTAGCCCAAACCCCCCATCCAAGCACACTAGGGTCTGCGCTCACCCACCCCTATATCACTACCGATTATTCCGAGGCCTTGCTGGAGTTTATCACACCCCCCTACTCAGAGGTACGGGAAACCTTGGCGTTTTTGTCCCTTATCCATCAATTTGTCTATCATCACCTACATGAGGAGTTCCTCTGGGCAACCAGTATGCCTTGCGCCGTGAAAGATGACCACAGTGTTCCCATTGCCCGCTATGGCTGCTCCAACGTAGGGAAAATGAAGCATATTTACCGACAGGGACTAGGCCACCGCTATGGACGAATCATGCAAACCATCGCCGGTGTCCATTTTAATTACTCCCTACCTGAAGCCTTCTGGCCGGTATTCAAAGAGCAGGAAAACGATACTCGACCCTTGCGTGAATTCATTGATGATCACTACTTTTGCCTGGTCCGCAACTTCCAACGCCTCGGTTGGTTAATTCCCTACCTGTTTGGCGCTTCTCCAGCAGTTTGCAAATCCTTTCTTAAAGTAAGACCAAAGGGATTTGCAAAGTTCGACCGGGGGACCTATTTTTTGCCTTATGCCACTTCGTTGCGCATGAGCGACATCGGCTACAAAAACAAAAATCAGGCCAACTTGGGTATTTCCTATAATAGCCTTTCGGAATATGTTGGTGGCCTTACGCGAGCCATTGAAACCCCCCATCCCCCCTATGAAAAGATTGGCGTGGTAGTCAACGGTAAATATCGTCAACTTAATACTAATATCCTCCAAATTGAAAACGAATATTACAGTTTCATACGCCCTAAGCAGATCACCCAATCGGGAGAAAAACCCACCCTTGCCCTCCAGCGCCGAGGAGTCCAGTACGTGGAGGTTAGAGCCTTGGACGTTAGCGCTTACGATCCTTTAGGGGTCAACGAACCCCAACTGCGTTTTCTGGAAGCTTTGCTTATTTTATGCCTACTTAAGGAAAGCCCTCCCCTGGATGCTGATCAACAGGGAGCTGCTGACCATAATCAACAGCTTGCAGCCTGCTGTGGGCGGGACCCTCATCTTAAGCTCCAACAAAACGGACGGGCTCGGCTCCTCCGAGATTGGGCCCAGGAAATTTGTGATGAAATGGCAGGAATATGTGAATTATTAGATCAGGGAGAGCCCCACCAACCCTACACCAAAGCCCTTGAAATGCAACTAGACGTTCTTGCCCATGAAGAGAGGACTCCTTCTGCCCGGATACTGGCTGAGATGGCCCAAAGGCAAGAACCTTTTAATGATTTTGCAACGCGCCTGTCCAAGACCCATGCTGAATACTTCAAACAATTGCCCTTAAAAGAAGAACAAGATCAATATCTTAAAGAATTAGCGCAACAGTCCTGGCAACAACAGCATGCCATTGAGGCAGCCGACAACATTTCCTTCCAAGAATATCTTGCACGCTACTTCGCCCAGCACTAA
- a CDS encoding ADP-ribosylglycohydrolase family protein, translating into MSLESRFVGCLVGSAIGDAIGEMAFSFPEREALLGALGNAPELSYTDDTAMALALGESLLMVGDVDAQHLGETFRRHYRQEPWRGYGPGPPTIFAAVEQEGFSYREAAHHLYGNGSLGNGAAMRIAPLGLFFHRRANLVEKARLSATVTHVHPIGMDGAAIQALAVAQALFLDPGKAPDFRIFLQQIMPPGLVPELREKLKMVEALLARKVSAQEAARILGRSVRVDESLPFALYAFLRYPCYFEDCLWCAILNGGDRDTVGAMAGAVCGAFLGVEAIPAPWRGKLENRARLENLALDLLARCSG; encoded by the coding sequence ATGAGTTTGGAGTCGCGCTTTGTTGGCTGTCTGGTAGGCAGCGCTATTGGAGATGCCATTGGGGAAATGGCTTTCTCCTTTCCTGAACGAGAAGCTTTGCTAGGTGCCCTTGGTAATGCTCCTGAGTTGTCCTATACCGATGATACCGCAATGGCTTTGGCCTTGGGAGAATCCCTGCTCATGGTCGGTGATGTGGATGCGCAACATCTAGGAGAAACTTTTCGTCGTCACTACCGGCAGGAGCCTTGGCGCGGTTATGGACCGGGTCCTCCTACTATCTTTGCTGCGGTGGAACAGGAGGGATTTTCCTACCGGGAGGCAGCTCACCATTTATACGGTAATGGTTCCCTAGGCAATGGCGCGGCTATGCGGATCGCACCGCTAGGACTTTTCTTTCACCGCCGCGCAAATCTGGTGGAGAAAGCCCGTTTGAGCGCCACCGTCACCCATGTTCATCCCATAGGCATGGATGGTGCGGCTATCCAGGCTTTAGCCGTAGCGCAAGCCTTGTTTTTGGATCCTGGGAAAGCCCCCGATTTTCGCATTTTTTTACAGCAAATAATGCCTCCTGGTTTGGTTCCGGAATTAAGAGAAAAATTAAAGATGGTGGAGGCTTTGCTGGCCCGGAAAGTCTCTGCCCAGGAAGCGGCCCGAATCCTTGGGCGCAGCGTCCGGGTCGATGAATCTTTGCCTTTTGCCCTCTATGCCTTTTTGCGCTACCCCTGCTATTTTGAAGATTGTTTATGGTGCGCGATTCTAAATGGCGGCGATCGGGATACCGTCGGAGCGATGGCAGGGGCGGTGTGTGGCGCTTTCCTTGGGGTAGAGGCCATCCCGGCTCCTTGGCGGGGCAAGTTGGAAAATAGGGCCCGCCTGGAAAACCTGGCGTTAGATTTATTGGCACGATGCAGCGGCTAA